A region of Dioscorea cayenensis subsp. rotundata cultivar TDr96_F1 chromosome 5, TDr96_F1_v2_PseudoChromosome.rev07_lg8_w22 25.fasta, whole genome shotgun sequence DNA encodes the following proteins:
- the LOC120259926 gene encoding protein MHF2 homolog encodes MSRSQQCVLVWYGDTFDPDLIHSIFKLIWKRTSARDEDTPLIDVEADGGTSKRARPLLLANAGALKISCELLRLFVTEAVQRAAIIAEAEGTEKIEPTHLERILPQLLLDF; translated from the exons ATGTCTCGTTCGCAGCAGTGTGTATTGGTTTGGTATGGGGACACTTTCGATCCG GATCTCATTCACTCCATTTTCAAGCTTATCTGGAAGAGAACAAGTGCTAGGGATGAGGACACCCCTCTCATCGACGTCGAG GCAGATGGTGGCACATCAAAAAGAGCTCGACCTTTGCTACTTG CTAATGCAGGAGCTCTAAAGATAAGTTGTGAACTCCTACGTTTATTTGTTACAG AGGCTGTGCAACGAGCTGCTATAATTGCCGAAGCAGAGGGCACTGAGAAGATTGAGCCTACTCATTTGGAGAGGATATTACCTCAACTACTTCTTGACTTTTAA